A genome region from Anastrepha obliqua isolate idAnaObli1 chromosome 4, idAnaObli1_1.0, whole genome shotgun sequence includes the following:
- the LOC129244267 gene encoding transcriptional regulator ovo: protein MFYSLVQTIVCVLLIQGGLYALHLNGPSGGSSSISSSGNGARVASSIGGVGVNAPTNLGGSGAAQLNTAANTNQMLNILSASQYAQHLHAGGSGSGSGSGGGGGGVGLSGSGTGSGSLSHAFSKSAVAPLDNAGRLTQELADMAQHERERLMLLGLAKQGAEAHAGTGHHGRPFITGRIQMSPVEDVESDYPSLLLQQPRGPMYGSVVKQPAVVEDEYADEEGAYESDRLNYDAHGRPEHYEYGRIVQPSDREEYGQLQRADELDELVEAEPEIDDMLTDLDSYQYLDELLPLEHRRVWGDEPLAYGVAGGNTRPHHLNDGFPLLLNPYRTLEELEESPPHTLQELFEKKQHSGGAKEHRAQVQLQANEQQQHQQHHQTQQQQQQQQHIFNGGIKHRNGGYGAAASDSAAGYNTHLQQKWQRKRSQQQQHQRQLQQWQRNIFGQQLHHFGAQNQRPIKLSLANSEATATKHIQPNSSNNNKLPSALIAMAPQQQSSSTSLLSLNGAVIKSEQQQQQQQQEHKQQSKQQQAATPNADDVASSTGALAKAAAKLKAQQQHKQLQTPPQKQESFLHPNHKRSGSGNSKSATAAAAANNGYSSIASQLMLRTARGQRQYDVPQIDNAKYLGIRLDGRFEYILKAKTTCTETPFSVLVTWALANMFTFNSAPRSVLLLLLLVITDGHYALHQMGGQNPQAPPQGLHQSDLSTHDLLPPSDYPTGEEEIGSEEWNYLQTADLPYGSLSEAFRLEADLLRLQKWRQIKQQKKQRQQLWLENMLELLEKQQHNLDGQQQQQKSEQNARNQHLPMKKQMEQTKQQQQQQHDT, encoded by the exons atgttctACTCGCTCGTGCAGACCATCGTGTGTGTGCTGCTCATACAGGGCGGCCTTTATGCGCTGCACTTGAATGGCCCCAgtggcggcagcagcagcatcagcagcaGCGGCAATGGCGCGCGCGTTGCTAGTAGCATTGGTGGTGTTGGAGTGAATGCCCCAACGAACCTCGGCGGTAGCGGCGCCGCACAGCTCAATACCGCCGCGAATACCAATCAAATGCTCAATATACTATCCGCATCCCAGTACGCGCAACATCTACATGCCGGCGGCAGCGGCAGCGGTAGTGGCAGCGGTGGCGGAGGTGGTGGTGTTGGCCTTAGCGGCAGTGGCACTGGCAGTGGCAGTCTCTCGCATGCGTTCAGCAAATCCGCCGTCGCGCCTTTAGACAACGCTGGCCGTTTGACGCAGGAGTTGGCCGATATGGCGCAGCACGAGCGCGAGCGACTGATGTTGCTCGGTCTGGCGAAGCAGGGCGCAGAAGCCCATGCGGGCACTGGACATCACGGACGTCCTTTTATTACCGGACGCATACAAATGAGTCCCGTCGAGGATGTGGAGAGCGACTATCCGTCGCTGCTGTTGCAACAACCACGTGGCCCCATGTACGGCAGCGTCGTGAAGCAACCAGCGGTGGTCGAGGACGAGTATGCAGATGAAGAGGGTGCATATGAGAGCGACCGTTTGAATTATGACGCGCACGGACGTCCAGAGCATTATGAGTATGGGCGCATAGTGCAACCGTCCGATCGTGAAGAGTATGGGCAGTTGCAGCGCGCCGATGAGTTGGATGAGCTGGTCGAGGCTGAGCCAGAGATTGACGATATGCTTACCGATTTGGATAGCTACCAGTATTTGGATGAGTTGTTGCCGTTGGAGCATCGCAGGGTGTGGGGTGATGAGCCGCTAGCTTATGGCGTCGCCGGTGGCAACACCAGGCCACATCACTTGAACGATGGCTTCCCGCTGCTGTTGAACCCATACCGCACGCTTGAGGAGCTCGAGGAAAGTCCACCGCACACGCTACAGGAGCTATTCGAAAAGAAACAGCATAGTGGCGGTGCGAAAGAGCATCGCGCGCAAGTGCAGCTGCAGGCAAATGAACAGCAGCAGCACCAACAACATCATCAgacgcaacagcagcagcagcagcaacaacacatATTCAACGGCGGCATTAAGCATCGCAATGGCGGGTATGGTGCTGCCGCTAGCGATAGCGCTGCTGGCTATAATACACATCTGCAGCAAAAGTGGCAGCGTAAACgctcgcaacaacaacaacatcagcgtCAATTGCAACAATGGCAACGCAACATTTTCGGTCAGCAGTTACACCATTTTGGCGCACAAAACCAACGCCCCATCAAACTATCGCTGGCCAATTCGGAAGCCACCGCCACAAAGCATATTCAACCAAatagtagcaacaacaacaaattgccAAGCGCTCTAATCGCAATGGCACCGCAGCAACAAAGTTCCTCCACATCACTGCTGTCCCTCAATGGTGCGGTAATTAAAAgtgaacagcagcagcagcaacaacagcaagaacACAAACAACAGTCAAAACAGCAGCAAGCCGCCACGCCAAATGCTGACGATGTTGCTAGTTCAACGGGCGCTTTGGCCAAAGCTGCTGCAAAATTGAAAGCacagcaacaacacaaacaacTGCAGACGCCGCCACAGAAGCAAGAGTCTTTCTTGCATCCCAATCACAAGCGCTCCGGCAGTGGCAACAGCAAGTCCGCTACAGCTGCAGCGGCGGCGAATAACGGCTACTCGTCCATCGCGAGTCAGCTGATGCTGCGCACGGCGCGAGGGCAGCGGCAGTATGATGTGCCACAAATAG ataatgccaaatatttaggtattcGGCTAGACGGACGTTTCGAATATATCTTGAAAGCGAAAACAACTTGCACTGAAACTCCATTCAGTGTACTGGTTACTTGG GCTTTAGCAAATATGTTCACTTTTAACTCCGCCCCTCGTAGTGTCCTGCTGCTTTTGCTGCTGGTAATCACTGATGGCCACTATGCATTGCATCAAATGGGCGGACAGAATCCACAAGCGCCACCACAAGGCTTACACCAATCGGATCTATCAACGCATGACCTCTTGCCACCGTCAGATTATCCAACTGGTGAAGAAGAAATCGGCTCTGAGGAATGGAATTATCTGCAGACGGCAGATCTGCCATATGGTAGTTTAAGTGAAGCCTTCCGATTGGAGGCAGATTTGTTACGCTTACAAAAGTGGCGTCAAatcaagcaacaaaaaaagcaacGACAACAATTGTGGTTGGAGAATATGTTAGAACTGCTGGAAAAACAGCAGCATAACTTAGATggccaacagcagcagcaaaaatCAGAACAAAATGCTAGAAATCAACACTTGCCAATGAAGAAGCAAATGGAACAAAcgaagcagcagcaacagcaacagca